The Ornithorhynchus anatinus isolate Pmale09 chromosome X5, mOrnAna1.pri.v4, whole genome shotgun sequence nucleotide sequence AGTAACAAACAGGTGATTGGTAATAGTAAGGCAGGAGCAAACTGAAGTCTCTAGACCTTTGCTCTTGCAAATACTTTGCTGCCCTgagatggggggtggaggggttaaTTAGCCCCTTTCctctgtatcaatcaattaatcaaacaacaTTTATAGAgcattactgtgtgtaaaacaatgtgctaagtgtttgggagggtacaatagagttatgTTACAATGCTTGTCCGCAGTGAAATGTGATGTCTTTGATCACTCCGTGGAAGAGTGTTTCTCTGACCCGATCGGTGCCCtactgccccttcccccacctccccccccccaccacaggaGCACCCTTTAACCAAGCTCCCTGGGCAGCTCCCCTCCAAGACCTAACTTTCCAGACAGCCTTCTTGGGAATTCCTGATGTGCTGGCCATGTTTGAGAAGGGTAGCAGAGTGGCCATCTCTGAGAAGAATTGTGTAGTCACTCTTGTTCCATGGACCTTTGAGGCCATGTCTTACTCTGCTTACTGCCTAAAGCTGGCCCTGCCTCGGATCCTCCGATCACGCTTCCTGAAAAACCTACAGCTCATGCGGAGAGCTGTTTGGGACTGTGCCTTTTCTCTTCCCAGGGATTCTATTGGTCAGAGTTGAGCTCCACAGAGATTATCTTACCATCACCCCAGAGAAGAAGACAGAGTCTCAGGAGGTaacttaatcagtgatatttattgagcacttactgagtgcaaggcactgtattaagcccttgagaaagtataacaaagttggtagatatgttacctgcccacgaggagcttgcagtctaagaggggagatggacattaacataaattactactatgtacacaagtactgtgggtcgAGGGTgaatcttggagaagatgtgattttaacaaggcttcgaAGGGACTAGGAACATTATTTAGTGATATAGCGTGTTACCTAAGCACATTCCATACAGTCTTCTTTCCACTCGTCCAGCCGAACATCAGTGTCTACTTGGAAGATCCACGGAACCTGGACATACCTTTTCCTCTTAGCCACTGGTGTCTGAGCACAGCTCAGCTGAATTCAAGGTGACAGAAAGACATGCTCTTGTATTTTCATGGACAATGTGGGCAAGTAAAAGGCTAATTGAGTGTGGGAATGGAGATAAAGCAAAGacatccactctttcttctcagTGGATGTTCTAGTAGTCTCTGAGAAGAGGAAGTGTTGGAGGTATGGGAGGATCCCAgaatcctcttctctcttttgaGTTGAACTTTGCAAATGGTCCCTTGGCAAAGGAGGAAAGGAGCTGACCCTTTGCTCATTAGTGGGAtctggggaagaagcagcatggagtagtggatatagcacgggcctgggagtcagaaggtcatgggttctaatcccgcatccaccacttgtctgctgtgtgatcttgggcaaatcacaacttctctgtgcctcagttacctcatctggaaaatggggatacattCATTCGGCCCCAttcactgtgagtcccacatgggccagggactatccccaacccgatctgcttgtatccaccctattgcttagttctatgcctggcacatagtaagcacttgacaaataccataatttattttctctctcactttctccatgACACAGCAGGGCTTGGGGAGTCGGGGATCATTACTGAGAAGGACCAAGGGGCACAGGGAGGGGTAACAGGTACTCAGAAATGCTGCAATGTTGATCAACCAGAAGTCTTTCTCCTTGAATAAGTTAACAAAAAGATTAATGCTGGAGTTGATTAAATAAAAACTAACGAAGCAGCTGACCAGTAGTACAATAGTTTGGGTGGCTCTGGTCTCAGGGGAGGATTTCGGAGAGTGGCTGGTGCTGTGGATGTGCTGGAGCCGTCTGCGATGTTGGTAAAGAACCATCACCATGTAACCACTGGACCAGCTCATGAGACCCACAAAGAGAAGATCTCGGACAGCTGCAGTCAAACGGGATGCAGTATCATTTAGATAATTTAACCAGAATATATTAGGACTATTTTTTACAGCAGAATGATTAGCCAATAGAGTGGCATTTTGGGCACTTACACTGACTGACAGGATTTTAACATATATAAAGATGTGGAGgatccagaagaagaggaaggaaggaaggatgtacCTTGGTGCTCTGGGCTTGAACTTGGCCCAGCAGgaagtgctgggactgatggtgatggcctggaacacgctcagGAGACTGGTGGTGCAGATGGAAAGACCCCGGGACATTCTCCTGGTGAAGATAATGATCTGGTACCCAACATTACCCAGGCTATTCTCCGTGTCAAAGGTCACAATCATCGCTGGGACAACCTGGGTAAGAAGTGTGACTGTGTTGGCTACTGTGAGGTGGATCAGGATAAGGTCCGTTGATTTCTTTGATAGAGAGTGAGAAATGAAGACATGGACATATACCGTAAGCAGAGTGATGTTCCCCAGGAGACCAATGCTGGtctgagagaaggaaaaaatacCCAGGACCAAATCCCTAGAAGCCATGTTCTTATTTTCTTCAAAACTGTAGAGAGCAGGACAAGTTTATTGTCGTTGCAAACGTAACATGAAATCTTCAAATGGTGGAATTTGAGGAGAATTTAAGAAGAATAAACAAATGGATAGATTTTTCTATTTTCAGTACAGGGTGCAAATTCCCAGCATGCCGCTTCCCTAGCTGAATATTCCAAGAAGTTGTTCTGGGGTCAGTAATTCCTTTTATGGAGTATAGGAGACTGACAACAATTCAAGAAAACACCTTTCCACCTCAAAACTGTCTTTATGCCATCGGGAATCATCTCGTCCTTTAAAGGATAGAAAGGAAATTTGTGAAAACCATAGTGGATAGATTAATAGTTACATAATTTTTCACACTTTGGGAGAGGCAACAGATTGTAggctctattgcactcttccaagcagttaatatAATCCTTGTaacccaataggtgctcagtaaatacttcctgTTGGTTGTTGATAATAaagtcagtatttgttaagcgcttactatgtgcagagcactgttctaagctctggggtagatacagggtaatcaggttgtcccacgtaaggttcacagtcttaatccccattttacagatgagggaactgaggcctgggatTTTCCcattaggctattctgcttccagtttatcaggttagacacagtccctgtcccacatggggctcaaaatctaagaggaaaacagatccttaatccccattttacagatgagaaaactgaagtgcagAAAAGTTGCCccttagagaatcagtgtggcctagtggaaagatcatgggcctgggagtcagggacctgtgttctaaaccagatgttttctgtgtgaccttgaacaagtcacttaacttctttgtgcctcaattctcctattctccctcctacttagactgtgagccctatatgggtcagggactatatccaacctaattcatttgttcctaccccagtgttagaacagtgcttgacacatagtaagcacttaaaaaaaataccataaaaagaaaaaaaaggctatGAAataggtaattggcagagctaggattagaatccatgtcctctgactccacttggccatgctgcttctttcgaGGGAAGGGGCCATTTCATTCAAAAGGCAAGTCTTATGGGCTATTAGAGGTCGTTATGATTGGAAGAAATTTTTACAGGGGTTTGACTTGTTCCGTTGAGTAAAGTGACTAATTCAAAAAGAAAATCTTCAGAAGCCTGGGTTCGTTTCATCTATTTTCAGACTCAAGTTGTCTATACATTCTCCAGCAGGAGAAGAAACATTTTCATTCTGAAGGTCCTTAGAATTTCAATCAAACCGAGCTCTCCAAACACCAGCAAAATTCTCTCTTTGGAATCGATTAGGGATTTCTTTAGGAAAAATGGGTTTACTGAAAAATTTAAATGAACTGGATTATAAAAAATGATATATGCAGAACTCTGGGAGTTAATTCACTGAAATCCATCCAAGGCCAGCAAAAGCAGGGGTTAGCCAAATGGCACAAATCAGCTCCCACACAGTTGGAAAAACTGGATTTTGTTGAAATGAACATAATTGTTTTGCATTTGTTAAAAAGCAAATGAATTAGAGAAATAAAAACAAGGTGGTGCAAAAAGCTGATTAAAATTGGCAGAAGCACAGTTGACCAGTCGAGGAGCAGAGACAATGGAAAATTTGAGATATGAGATAGAATGATACAGAGTGTGTAATTCCTGAAAGGCCAGAATGCAGTAAATAAaactgaagctttttttttcttattcttttgGCACAGGAGCCCAAGTAAATAGGAAACCACAACTGTGCTGCAACTGGTTAGCCATTAGtataatgcatatatatatattaatatactgCAATTTGGCTTTTCCAGTGACATACTCACTCAGGTTAATTTCACCATTTGTCATTGGTTCTACTAATGCTAAGGAAAATGAAATAGTAATAAAAGTATTCATGTAATCCTCAGGATTTCTGGAGATAATAATGCaacctttttatttttgtttatacATTTAATGGATTCAATTTAGATTGATTTATTGTTGTGTAGGGGACTAATATGAATAGTCTCAGCCAatcacctactgtgtgtccttggccaagtcacttcacttctctgtacctcattttcctcttctgtaaaatggagattaaactacctgttcttcttcctctggAATCTATCAACCCCTTACATGTGGcaaggacaagtggtggaggtggaattagaacctatggccttctgactcccatgcccgtgttctatcccgtacaacatgctgcttctcaacagtatATTTATTGGATTTATCAGTGATCCCTGCAGCAAAAAGGCCAGCCTGCGAAATGACTCAGCTAAAATTAGGACACCAAGATGAAAGgtagctttgcctagtggatagagcatgggcatgtgagtcagaagaacctgggttctaatcctgtctccaccacctgtctgctctgtgacaatagacaagtcacttaacatctctgtgcctgtcatctcatcggtaaaatggagattaagactgtgagccctgcgtgggacagggactctgtccaccttgagtatcttgtctctaccccagtgcctggcacatagcaaacactcaacaaatattgtaAAAGGAAACTAAGAGTCCCTGAGCTCAGAAGTTtccccctctctgcttctccctcctcttccctccctcccctggaagAAGCTAAGGAGACACTCACCTGTGCTATCTTGTGATCCTGCAACATCACATGAGGAtggggccaccctgcctttgatTGGAGAGGTACAAGCTGGAGCAGCAGTTATAGGGCCGAGATGGTGTGAGCTCATCCCCCCTCAGGGCTTCCATTACTGTGTCACCTGCTGTGTCTGCCATTCCAAACAGAGAGGGAGTCTGAAATGTCTCTGAAGGAACCAACTCCCCTCCCACTAGGAAATCTGCTTCCACGTCATGTAggcagatgaatgaatgagttgagctATTGATCAAGTAGCTTGTTATGTACAGTACAACTACTGGGGAGTGAAAATGCCAGACTTGATTAGAGATGCCTGTTAGAGGTGGAGTTTGTCCCAAAACTCCACAAATTAACTGATTCCAATATCTTATGTAGTCTGTCAGTGGCCTGTGGAAAGGAAAATTCCTAAACAATATGGGCCAGGGTTTGCTTAAACTTGTATTAAGGTTAGCCACTTTTAAGTGTTTATGTTAAgtaaattatgagaagcagcatggcctagtggatagagcatgggcctgaaagtcagaaggacttcgggttctaatcccagctctgccacagctctgtggtgtgaccttggccaaatcac carries:
- the ORNANAV1R3067 gene encoding vomeronasal 1 receptor ornAnaV1R3067; its protein translation is MASRDLVLGIFSFSQTSIGLLGNITLLTVYVHVFISHSLSKKSTDLILIHLTVANTVTLLTQVVPAMIVTFDTENSLGNVGYQIIIFTRRMSRGLSICTTSLLSVFQAITISPSTSCWAKFKPRAPRYILPSFLFFWILHIFIYVKILSVSVSAQNATLLANHSAVKNSPNIFWLNYLNDTASRLTAAVRDLLFVGLMSWSSGYMVMVLYQHRRRLQHIHSTSHSPKSSPETRATQTIVLLVSCFVSFYLINSSINLFVNLFKEKDFWLINIAAFLSTCYPSLCPLVLLSNDPRLPKPCCVMEKVREKINYGICQVLTMCQA